TCTTTTAGCTGAAAGTCAAGCAAGCTCCTTGGAGAGCAGTTTGATGGGATTGCTACTAATCCCAGCCTTAATACTCTTCCCCCATTAAGGTAACCTTGCCGAGAGCTGGGGCAGGTCCTGGGGATGTTCATCCCAGGAGCCCACTCAACACGGGAGGTTGCACCCCCACCTGAAGCTCTGCCCAGCTGGTGTGCAAACCATTGCTTATGGCACACTTATGGTGTGGAAAAGTAGAAACACGGTTGCTAGATCTCAACTTCTGACTGCACTTGGGAGCTATTAAGAGGGGAGATGGGACAGGATCTTGCCAGCTTGCAGATGGAAGATGCTGCTCGTGTGCCGCATGCTGGCGGCCTCTCGACTGAACAAGTACTCATGCCATCACTGCCATTGTCAGGTGAGTGATTTGGGAAGGGACACCTCCACCCCGAGGTCCCCGCTGCCCAGGAGCCTTGAGGGACCTTCTGCTCCCCAGTCAGGCACGGTGTTTGCAGGGGAGCTGCTGTCATTGCTGAGCATCACAACTGTGCGGCCAACACATCTGTGATCACCTTGGGACCCCCAAAGCCACAAGGTCAATGGGCTGCTTTTGTTGTGTGGCCTCACCGGTGTTCATATGGCTTTTCAGATAAATCAAAAGAGAAGATCCCTGCCCTAAACAAGCATGCTGTCTACATTAGAGATAATGATAGGGGataaacataaaaggaaaaatcaaaggattaaaataaatgaaagttaaTAATCTGAATATATTCAAAGATCTGGGCTAAAGAAGGGAGACAACAAAGCATGGGTGGAAGTCAAAGGCCCTAATAAGACAGGGAGTTATGATGGAAAAAATGGAGCCATCTGTTCCAGCTGAAAACAAGAGCAGAGATGGCTTTCGTGAATAGTCTTCTCCCTCTTCtactcaaattttaaaatgctggcTAAAATGTGTACCattgatttaaattaatttaggtggttaaaaaagggaaatttagAATATGATATTTAAATGTAACCAATTTTTCTCTTAcctcttttaaatttaaaagcgGGTTAGGCCATCTTGAGAGTTACTCTTTAATGATGTGGCAGGAGTGGTGTTTGACTTTGGGCCCAGGTTTCCATGAGGAGAGCAAGAGCAGAGGTAGGAGTGAACTCTTGGTCCCATGGAAGTCACTCCTGTATAACGTCACTGATTTCACAGGAGACAGGGTCCACCCTTGGCAATCGTTGCCTCCGCAAAAGGCAATTTTCTGGTAAATACGGTAGAGCTATAGCGCCAGTGCCCCAGGATGCTGTCTGGGGTTAAGCCACCTCATCCTTTCCCACGCAGCACCCCCTGCTTTAATGGACATCCAGGTCTGGGTACAGGAGGAAGCCCATGAAAGTGGAATCGTTGATGTTGTCAGCGTAGACGCCGTTGTTGTCCCCCTCCCCGTACACCTGAAGCCAGACCTCATCCCCAGTGCTGAGGTGCAGTAAGACGGAGCCGCTTGCTTGGTCAACGTTGTTCTTCTGGAACTGGTCGTAGGTGAAGATCACTGCCTTGTCTTTCTTGTAGAGGCTGACCTTGACATCCGTCAGGTAGACCGTCAGGTGGTAGGCAAAATAGTACATGCCGGGGATGCTGCAGAGGAACTTGCCGGTGCTGGCATCGTAGTGGCTCTGCTCATTGTAGAAGATCTTGCTGAAGCGGATGGGGACGTTGGGGTGGGGGGCTCGTTCCGTCAGCCCCACGCTGAAGGCAGAGCGGTAGACGAAGGCACCTTCACCCTTCTCCCCCTTCTGCCCTGGGTATCCAGGAAATCCTCTTGGCCCTTCCTGCCCTGGGACTCCTATTTCGCCTCGGTCACCTTTGGGACCTTGCATACCTGGGGGACAGAGTAGGGATGGGTGTTGGTTTTGCACTGTGCCGGCAGCTGCTACCCACCGGCCCAAAACACAGAGGGGGCTGTGGTATGAGGATCTGCTCAGCAGCATGGAGCTGAGGAAAGGCTGGATGGCCTCAACACCCCCCATAAGCTGAGTCAGCAAGTAGAAAGCCCGCTCACCCTCCTGGCTGTATGCAGAGCTGCCAAGAGCAGCATGTCAGAAAAAACATCATTAATTGGAAAACCAACCACCAGACCAAACTCTTTGACTTGGGTTGTGGAATCTctatccctggagatattcaaaagtcatcTGGAAAAAGATCAGGCATGGACCCACCAGACATGAGACCTACCAGGGCTGGGCCTgggggctggggctccccacaggcTCCAGCACTGACATACCCCCTGTTCCTCACCaaccttcctctcctttctctccctttagTCCATCTTTTCCGTCTTTTCCATCCCGGCCGGGGAGCCCGTTGTGGCCGGGATAGCCAGGCGCTCCTCCCATCCAGTTGGCACATGGTGTTTTGGGGTCGGGCTGGAGGTCCTGGGCAGCCACCTCTGTGCAATGGGGAGTCACCAGCAGCAGTAAGCAAAGGAGAAAGCCTGTTGGGCCCCTCATCATCGGTTCCTGGTGTGGACAATCACTTTGTTAACTTCAAAGGTTAAGGGTGGGGGGAGAGCAGGGGCGGGGAATTGAACAAAACCCCCACCCCTCTGTAATGGAGAGTCACAGAAGACTAAAATTTGAATTAACATATCTGAAGGAAAGCAATTCCGCTTGCCCCAAGGGCCCCTCTGCATCCAGCGTGGTGCTGGCGTGAGCTCCATGAGCCAAGCTGGGATGGGgcccccgggagcagcgtggacCTCATATCCAGTGTGGAGATGAGCAAACACCAGAGTTACTCCCCTGGCACTCACAGGCTCTTTGCACGGGCACAGACGTAGCTTGGGACCGAGCACGGCAGATGCCAGGGTGTCTGTGGCCGATTTCTTCGCAAAGATCTACTCAATTAGCCATGATATGCTCTGACTTCTGCCTGGCTGAGTGAGCAGCTGATTGAAAATATGGGTCTGACAGAGCCTGTCTCAAAACCTCAAAAGCCTTTAAGCTGAGCAGGTGGTTTATCACTGCGCATATAGCATGCTAACCTGGGTGTATCTAATGTGAACAAAAACTACAGCCAGGCTTTCCATCTCTTCCAAGCGACCATATGAAATTATGATACCAGTTTTTTTCTACCCAAATTCTGTTTTTTGATTATGGGAAGACAAGTTGCACAGTGTTTAGGCACCGTAGggtcatatttttctttaacctaGTTGCTTTGCTAGTCAGAGCAATTAGTGCTACTCCCCAGAACCAGGTCAGTGGTGACACCCTATGGCCAGCCTGAGGGTTTGTTCTGATGCTCGCAGAAATCAGTGGGACCTTGGTGGGCTTTGGGTCAGGCTTTTGggaaacagatattttaaaactactaTTGTTGTGTGATTTTGCTCACCGGGCAGAGATTCTACCCTGGAACAATAAAGGTATCCTGTTATGAGGTTCGTAAGTGGCATAATAGGCAATAAAACGTGAATAGCAGCATGGCCATTAGAGTCCCTTAGCTCTGtaatttccaagaaaaataatatttcagagcAATTCCTTTGCAGGGTTGATTTTCCTAGGCAAgctatttaaatgtaattttaaataatgtcttATTAGCTCTCACGTAGTTGCTTCAAAGGAAGCTAAataaatgtgctggttttggctgggatagagttaattttcgtCACAGTAggtagtatggggctatgttttggatttgggctggaaactgttgataattcagggatgttttcgttactgctgagcagtgcttacacagagccaaggccttttctacttctcatcccaccccaccagcgagcaggctggggggtaCAAgcagtcgggaggggacacagcccggacagccgaccccaactgacccaagggatattccagaccacatgacgtcatgctcaacaataaaactagggggaaggttggctggggggccgctgctcggggaccggctgggcatcagtcagttggtggtgggcaattgttttcatttgca
The Harpia harpyja isolate bHarHar1 chromosome 12, bHarHar1 primary haplotype, whole genome shotgun sequence genome window above contains:
- the ADIPOQ gene encoding adiponectin, producing MMRGPTGFLLCLLLLVTPHCTEVAAQDLQPDPKTPCANWMGGAPGYPGHNGLPGRDGKDGKDGLKGEKGEEGMQGPKGDRGEIGVPGQEGPRGFPGYPGQKGEKGEGAFVYRSAFSVGLTERAPHPNVPIRFSKIFYNEQSHYDASTGKFLCSIPGMYYFAYHLTVYLTDVKVSLYKKDKAVIFTYDQFQKNNVDQASGSVLLHLSTGDEVWLQVYGEGDNNGVYADNINDSTFMGFLLYPDLDVH